One region of Flavobacterium sp. KACC 22763 genomic DNA includes:
- a CDS encoding WG repeat-containing protein — MKRIIVLVLMLIVKTGFAQSKEKAFKYGFVDQTGKEIVPCKYDGISAFESGFAVVQLKGKSGVVDKTGKEVIRCAYDEIVNKQNWIVVSNKNAKAQYLIKSSDVLLTKKYDDAKTLSPEITAVKLNNKWGFIDVVGEEITPKYDEIIDFADRFAVVKLNGKFGIVDQIGKEVVPPIYDHVQNFKEGFATVEQNNKFGVISEEGKIVVPIKYDMNFYFKDNASIVKQENKYGVLDNDGKEIVPVKYDFMVLNDELIQVKSGYKYGLIDKTGKEITSIKYDLIESFKDGIAVVKLDGKYGFVDKEGKEIVAPKYEKADDFKDGLGAVRIQVGK; from the coding sequence ATGAAGAGAATAATTGTATTGGTTTTAATGCTGATTGTAAAAACTGGTTTTGCTCAATCAAAAGAAAAAGCTTTTAAATATGGCTTTGTCGATCAGACAGGAAAAGAAATAGTTCCTTGTAAATATGACGGTATTAGTGCATTTGAAAGTGGTTTTGCAGTCGTACAATTAAAAGGCAAAAGCGGTGTAGTGGATAAAACCGGAAAAGAAGTTATTCGTTGTGCTTATGATGAAATAGTAAACAAACAGAATTGGATAGTAGTAAGCAATAAAAATGCTAAAGCCCAATATTTAATTAAATCTTCCGATGTGTTGTTGACTAAAAAATACGATGATGCAAAAACTTTATCGCCTGAAATAACGGCTGTAAAATTGAATAATAAATGGGGTTTTATAGATGTAGTAGGAGAAGAGATAACTCCGAAATATGACGAAATAATTGACTTTGCAGATCGATTTGCTGTTGTGAAACTAAATGGCAAATTTGGTATTGTAGATCAGATTGGGAAAGAGGTTGTTCCTCCAATTTATGATCATGTTCAGAATTTTAAGGAAGGTTTTGCAACTGTAGAACAGAATAATAAGTTTGGGGTGATTAGTGAGGAAGGGAAAATTGTAGTTCCTATAAAGTACGATATGAATTTTTATTTTAAAGATAATGCGTCAATTGTAAAACAGGAAAACAAGTATGGCGTTTTGGATAATGATGGGAAAGAAATCGTGCCAGTAAAATATGATTTTATGGTTTTGAATGATGAATTAATTCAAGTGAAATCAGGTTATAAATACGGATTGATTGATAAAACAGGAAAAGAAATCACTTCTATAAAATATGATTTGATTGAATCTTTTAAAGATGGAATTGCTGTAGTGAAATTGGACGGAAAATACGGTTTTGTAGACAAAGAAGGAAAAGAAATTGTAGCTCCGAAATATGAAAAAGCAGATGATTTTAAAGATGGTTTAGGCGCGGTTAGAATTCAAGTCGGGAAGTAA
- a CDS encoding DUF421 domain-containing protein codes for MTFPYLDIIIRSVAVYFFMTIALRIFGKKELSQLNTADIILILLISNSVQNAMVGPDTSLIGGLIAALVLFSINFAVKKLTKRFKTLGDLLLDKPEILIYDGILDFKTLSRLDVSHEELKEAAREHGLEHLTDIKLAMLEIDGTISIISKDQKHLKQTHYKRKHNHKNLQKL; via the coding sequence ATGACTTTTCCGTATTTAGATATAATCATACGAAGTGTTGCCGTCTATTTCTTCATGACAATTGCTTTACGAATATTCGGCAAAAAAGAACTTTCTCAATTAAATACTGCCGATATTATTCTCATTTTATTAATCAGCAACTCTGTCCAAAATGCAATGGTTGGTCCCGACACCAGTTTAATTGGAGGATTAATCGCCGCTTTGGTTTTGTTTTCAATTAATTTTGCCGTCAAAAAACTAACAAAAAGATTCAAAACTCTTGGCGATTTGCTACTTGACAAACCTGAAATCTTAATTTACGATGGCATATTAGATTTTAAAACATTAAGCAGATTGGATGTTTCGCACGAAGAATTAAAAGAAGCAGCGCGCGAGCACGGTTTAGAACATCTCACAGATATTAAACTTGCCATGCTTGAAATTGACGGAACTATAAGTATAATTTCGAAAGATCAAAAACATCTTAAACAAACACACTACAAACGAAAACACAATCATAAAAATCTTCAAAAACTTTGA
- the rimK gene encoding 30S ribosomal protein S6--L-glutamate ligase — MLQNKVILGSEEWCSFPELGIPTIKARVDSGAKTSAMHALNIAPFIKNDANWVKFDINPIQNNIKTIIHCEAPLVDKRIVKSSSGFREHRYVIQTSLKIGDAKWPIEMTLTNRDSMGFRMLLGREAMSGRVLVDPEQKYLLGQPTAESLKELYQNSEKAKTGLRIGLLASNPELYSNKRIMEAGEMRGHEMHFLNIKECYMKLDAKKPEIHYRGGKILNEFDAIIPRIRPSITFYGCALTRQFEALKVFVLNSATAITQSRDKLYSLQLLLNSGIDIPTTGFANSPLDTDNLIKMVGGSPLIVKLLEGTQGKGVVLAETKKAAESVINAFKSLNANILVQEFIKEANGKDIRCFVIDGKVVAAIQREAMPGEFRANIHLGGTASVIKVTAEEKKIAIKAAKAMDLKVAGVDIIRSSKGPLLLEVNSSPGLEGIEGATNKDVAGEMIRAIEKNFKL, encoded by the coding sequence ATGCTTCAAAACAAAGTCATTTTAGGCAGCGAAGAATGGTGCTCATTTCCAGAACTAGGAATCCCGACAATTAAAGCTCGTGTAGATTCTGGTGCCAAAACTTCGGCAATGCACGCTTTAAACATAGCGCCTTTTATAAAAAATGATGCTAATTGGGTTAAATTCGACATTAATCCGATTCAGAATAATATCAAAACCATTATTCATTGTGAAGCACCTTTGGTTGACAAGCGAATTGTAAAAAGTTCAAGCGGATTTAGAGAACATCGTTATGTAATCCAAACCAGCTTAAAAATTGGCGATGCCAAATGGCCAATCGAAATGACTCTGACTAATCGTGATTCTATGGGATTTAGAATGCTTTTAGGGCGCGAAGCCATGAGTGGAAGGGTTTTAGTTGATCCTGAACAAAAATATCTTTTAGGACAGCCTACAGCGGAATCTCTAAAAGAATTATACCAAAATTCTGAAAAAGCAAAAACAGGTTTGCGAATTGGCCTTTTAGCCAGCAATCCAGAATTATATAGCAACAAAAGAATCATGGAAGCTGGCGAAATGCGCGGGCACGAAATGCATTTCTTAAATATTAAGGAATGCTACATGAAACTGGACGCTAAAAAACCTGAAATTCATTATAGAGGCGGAAAAATCTTAAACGAGTTTGATGCTATTATTCCGAGAATTCGTCCAAGCATAACTTTTTATGGCTGCGCTTTGACACGTCAGTTTGAAGCTTTAAAAGTTTTTGTACTAAATTCAGCTACAGCCATAACTCAATCTCGAGACAAACTATATTCTTTACAATTATTATTGAACAGCGGAATTGATATACCAACTACAGGGTTTGCCAATTCTCCACTTGATACAGACAACCTTATCAAAATGGTTGGCGGTTCGCCTTTAATTGTAAAATTATTGGAAGGAACACAAGGAAAAGGGGTTGTTTTGGCTGAAACCAAAAAAGCGGCAGAAAGTGTTATTAATGCTTTCAAAAGTTTAAATGCCAACATTTTAGTTCAAGAATTCATCAAAGAAGCAAACGGAAAAGACATTCGCTGTTTTGTAATCGACGGAAAAGTGGTTGCAGCTATTCAGCGTGAAGCTATGCCAGGCGAATTTAGAGCAAACATTCACCTTGGCGGAACGGCATCTGTAATCAAAGTTACAGCCGAAGAGAAAAAGATCGCTATAAAAGCGGCAAAAGCTATGGACTTAAAAGTAGCTGGAGTTGATATTATTCGTTCTTCTAAAGGCCCATTATTACTAGAAGTAAACTCTTCTCCAGGTCTTGAAGGAATTGAAGGTGCAACAAATAAAGATGTGGCAGGAGAAATGATTAGAGCAATTGAGAAGAATTTTAAACTATAA
- a CDS encoding ATP-dependent Clp protease ATP-binding subunit yields the protein MDDNFSPRVKDVITYSKEEALRLGHDFIGTEHLMLGILRDGNGKAIHILNNLAVDLDHLRRKVEILSPANLSVEVNAEKKNLHLTRQAERALKTTFLEAKVFQSSSISTAHLLLCILRNENDPTTKLLNKLKIDYDVAKEQYLNMTPNEEEFLENLPRNESYNDDSGQDDSLKESSFNNPANKSNKKSKTPVLDNFGRDLTEMAEEGKLDPVVGREKEIERVSQILSRRKKNNPLLIGEPGVGKSAIAEGLALRIIQKKVSRILFHKRVVTLDLASLVAGTKYRGQFEERMKAVMNELEKNDDIILFIDEIHTIVGAGGATGSLDASNMFKPALARGEIQCIGATTLDEYRQYIEKDGALERRFQKVIVEPTSVEETIAILNNVKDKYEDHHNVTYTPEAIEACVKLTNRYMSERFLPDKAIDAMDEAGSRVHITNIDVPKQILDLERQLEEVREMKNMVVKKQKYEEAAKLRDDEKRIEKDLALAQEQWEEDSKNNRIEVTEDNVADVVSMMTGIPVNRIAQTESNKLAQLPELIQNKVIGQNEAVLKIARSIQRNRAGLKDPNKPIGSFIFLGQTGVGKTQLAKVLAKELFDSEDALVRIDMSEYMEKFAISRLVGAPPGYVGYEEGGQLTEKVRRKPYCVVLLDEIEKAHPDVFNMMLQVLDDGYLTDSLGRKIDFKNTIIIMTSNVGARQLKDFGQGVGFGTAARTAQADENSKSIIENALKKTFAPEFLNRIDDVIVFNALEKADIDLIIEIELKKLYSRIAELGYKLSLTDKAKAFIAEKGFDKQFGARPLKRAIQKYVEDLLAEEIITSKIHSGDEIMMDLKDDSQELSVEIHKAEEPTNQ from the coding sequence ATGGATGATAATTTTTCACCAAGAGTAAAAGATGTTATTACGTACAGTAAGGAGGAAGCTCTACGTCTAGGGCACGACTTTATTGGTACAGAACATCTTATGCTAGGTATTTTAAGAGATGGTAACGGAAAAGCTATTCATATACTTAATAACCTAGCTGTCGATTTAGATCATTTACGCAGAAAAGTAGAAATACTGAGCCCTGCCAACCTGAGCGTTGAAGTAAATGCAGAAAAGAAAAACCTTCATCTTACCCGACAGGCCGAAAGAGCCCTGAAGACCACTTTTCTTGAAGCAAAAGTATTTCAAAGTTCATCGATTAGCACGGCACATTTGCTGTTATGTATCTTGAGAAACGAAAACGATCCAACAACCAAGCTGCTGAATAAACTAAAAATAGATTATGACGTAGCTAAAGAACAGTACTTAAATATGACTCCAAACGAAGAAGAATTCTTAGAAAACTTGCCAAGAAACGAATCGTACAATGACGATTCAGGACAAGATGACAGTCTAAAAGAAAGCAGCTTTAATAATCCCGCCAATAAGTCAAACAAAAAATCAAAAACTCCTGTTTTAGATAATTTTGGGAGAGATTTAACAGAAATGGCTGAAGAGGGAAAATTAGACCCTGTTGTAGGACGAGAAAAAGAAATTGAGCGTGTATCGCAAATTTTAAGCCGTAGAAAAAAGAACAATCCACTTCTTATTGGAGAACCTGGAGTTGGTAAATCTGCTATTGCAGAAGGACTTGCTCTACGCATCATCCAAAAGAAAGTGTCCCGTATTCTTTTCCATAAACGTGTTGTTACTCTTGATCTTGCAAGCTTAGTTGCGGGAACTAAATACAGAGGACAATTTGAAGAAAGAATGAAAGCCGTAATGAACGAGCTTGAGAAAAACGATGATATTATTCTTTTCATTGATGAGATCCATACTATTGTGGGAGCTGGTGGAGCAACAGGTTCGCTTGATGCTTCAAACATGTTCAAACCTGCATTAGCTAGAGGTGAAATCCAATGTATTGGCGCTACTACTCTTGACGAGTACAGACAATATATTGAAAAAGATGGCGCTTTAGAAAGACGTTTCCAGAAAGTAATCGTTGAACCAACTTCTGTTGAAGAAACGATTGCGATTTTGAACAACGTAAAAGACAAATACGAAGATCACCACAACGTAACATATACTCCAGAAGCTATTGAGGCCTGCGTTAAGCTAACAAACAGATATATGTCTGAGCGTTTCTTACCAGACAAAGCAATCGATGCAATGGACGAAGCTGGTTCTCGCGTACACATTACTAACATTGATGTTCCGAAACAAATTTTGGATCTAGAACGTCAGTTGGAAGAAGTTCGCGAAATGAAAAATATGGTTGTTAAAAAACAAAAATATGAAGAAGCAGCCAAACTTCGCGATGATGAAAAACGTATCGAAAAAGATCTTGCTTTAGCGCAAGAACAATGGGAAGAGGATTCTAAAAACAACCGAATTGAAGTTACAGAAGATAATGTAGCCGATGTTGTTTCTATGATGACAGGAATCCCTGTAAACAGAATTGCACAAACAGAAAGCAACAAATTGGCTCAATTACCTGAATTGATTCAGAATAAAGTAATCGGTCAAAATGAAGCAGTTCTTAAAATTGCTCGTTCTATTCAACGTAACAGAGCTGGACTTAAAGATCCGAACAAACCAATTGGTTCATTCATTTTCTTAGGTCAGACTGGGGTTGGTAAAACGCAATTGGCTAAAGTTTTAGCAAAAGAATTATTTGATTCTGAAGATGCTTTAGTTCGTATTGATATGAGCGAGTACATGGAGAAATTTGCTATTTCTCGTTTAGTTGGAGCGCCTCCAGGATATGTTGGTTACGAAGAAGGTGGTCAATTGACTGAGAAAGTTCGCAGAAAACCTTACTGTGTGGTTCTTTTAGATGAGATCGAAAAAGCGCATCCAGATGTATTCAACATGATGCTTCAAGTTTTAGATGACGGATATTTGACAGATAGTTTAGGTCGTAAAATTGACTTCAAAAATACTATCATTATCATGACCTCTAACGTTGGTGCACGTCAGTTGAAAGATTTCGGACAAGGTGTTGGATTCGGAACTGCCGCAAGAACAGCGCAAGCCGATGAAAATTCGAAAAGCATCATCGAAAATGCATTGAAGAAAACTTTTGCTCCTGAGTTCTTAAACAGAATTGATGACGTAATTGTATTTAACGCATTAGAAAAAGCTGATATTGATTTGATTATCGAAATCGAATTGAAAAAACTATATTCTCGTATTGCAGAGTTAGGCTACAAATTAAGCTTAACAGACAAAGCAAAAGCGTTTATTGCCGAAAAAGGTTTTGACAAACAGTTTGGAGCTAGACCGCTAAAAAGAGCAATTCAGAAATATGTTGAAGATTTGTTAGCCGAAGAAATCATCACTTCAAAAATTCATTCTGGCGATGAAATCATGATGGACTTAAAAGATGATTCACAAGAATTATCAGTAGAAATTCATAAAGCCGAAGAGCCGACGAATCAATAA
- the gyrA gene encoding DNA gyrase subunit A translates to MSEGEKLIPINIEDEMKSAYIDYSMSVIVSRALPDVRDGLKPVHRRVLYGMYDLGVTSRSAHKKSARIVGEVLGKYHPHGDTSVYDAMVRMAQEWSMRYLLVDGQGNFGSVDGDSPAAMRYTEARMRKISEEIMADIEKETVDFQLNFDDTIYEPKVMPTRVPTLLVNGATGIAVGMATNMPPHNLTEVINGTLAYLDNNDIEVDELMTHIKAPDFPTGGIIYGYEGVREAFKTGRGRIVMRAKVGFEEVDGRECIIVTEIPYQVNKAEMIKRTADLVNEKKIEGIANIRDESDRSGMRIVYILKRDATPNVVLNTLYKYTQLQSSFSVNNIALVKGRPQLLNLKDMIHYFIEHRHDVVVRRTQFELRKAEERAHILEGLIIASDNIDEVIALIRGSKNTDEAREKLIERFKLSDIQARAIVEMRLRQLTGLEQDKLRAEFDELMKLIEHLKALLADVNLRIDLIKEELTEIRDKYGDDRRSQIEYSGGDVSIEDLIADENVVITISHAGYIKRTNLSEYKTQNRGGVGQKSAGTRDQDFLEHMFVATNHQYMMFFTQKGKCFWMRVYEIPEGSKTAKGRAIQNLVNIESDDKVKAFICTQDLKDKDYINTHNLVMVTKQGQVKKTSLEKYSKPRANGVAAITIKEGDELLGAQLTNGESQIILAVKSGKLVRFEETKTRPMGRTASGVRGITLKDETDEVIGMVTVDKNDITESQILVVTENGYGKRTKLVDEDGEDVYRITNRGGKGVKTLNITEKTGKLISINAVTDADDLMIINKSGLTIRMAIEDLRVMGRATQGVRLINLKGKDSIAAVTTVMKDDAEEVIVDEDGNVIETAIERVKPDLEVLEDDGSVEEDEDSDDEVEEEDDAEGEDEESEE, encoded by the coding sequence ATGTCTGAAGGAGAAAAGTTAATTCCTATTAACATAGAGGATGAAATGAAGTCAGCTTACATCGATTATTCGATGTCAGTAATTGTATCGAGAGCACTTCCTGATGTTAGAGATGGCTTGAAACCAGTGCATCGAAGAGTTCTTTACGGAATGTATGATTTAGGTGTAACATCAAGATCTGCCCACAAAAAGTCTGCGAGAATTGTAGGGGAGGTTCTGGGTAAGTATCACCCGCACGGTGATACCTCTGTTTATGACGCAATGGTGCGTATGGCGCAGGAATGGAGTATGCGTTATTTATTAGTTGACGGACAAGGTAATTTTGGTTCTGTCGATGGAGACAGTCCTGCAGCAATGCGTTATACTGAGGCCAGAATGCGCAAAATTTCTGAAGAGATTATGGCAGATATCGAAAAAGAAACAGTTGATTTTCAATTGAACTTTGACGATACCATATATGAGCCAAAAGTAATGCCAACAAGAGTTCCTACTTTATTAGTAAATGGAGCAACTGGTATTGCAGTTGGTATGGCAACTAATATGCCGCCACACAATTTAACTGAAGTTATCAATGGTACTTTGGCGTATCTTGATAATAACGATATTGAAGTAGATGAGTTAATGACTCATATTAAAGCTCCAGATTTCCCTACTGGAGGTATTATTTATGGTTATGAAGGTGTTCGCGAAGCTTTTAAAACGGGTAGAGGGCGTATTGTAATGCGTGCTAAAGTTGGTTTTGAAGAAGTTGACGGAAGAGAATGTATCATCGTTACTGAGATTCCATATCAAGTTAACAAAGCCGAAATGATTAAACGTACGGCTGATTTAGTTAACGAGAAAAAAATCGAAGGTATTGCCAATATCCGTGACGAGTCGGATAGAAGCGGTATGCGTATCGTTTATATCTTAAAACGTGATGCTACGCCAAACGTAGTTTTAAATACTTTATACAAATACACTCAATTACAATCTTCTTTTAGTGTAAATAACATTGCATTAGTAAAAGGACGTCCTCAATTATTGAATCTAAAAGATATGATTCATTACTTTATTGAGCACCGTCATGATGTAGTAGTTAGAAGAACACAGTTTGAATTACGTAAGGCTGAAGAAAGAGCACATATTTTAGAAGGATTAATCATTGCTTCTGATAATATCGATGAAGTAATTGCGTTAATTAGAGGGTCTAAAAATACGGACGAAGCGAGAGAAAAATTAATCGAAAGATTTAAATTGTCAGATATTCAGGCTCGTGCAATTGTTGAGATGCGTTTACGTCAGTTAACAGGTCTGGAGCAAGATAAATTAAGAGCTGAGTTTGATGAGTTGATGAAGTTAATTGAGCATTTGAAAGCTTTACTTGCAGATGTAAATTTAAGAATCGATTTAATCAAAGAAGAGCTTACAGAAATCCGTGATAAATATGGTGATGACCGTCGTTCTCAAATTGAGTATTCTGGAGGAGATGTAAGTATTGAAGATTTAATTGCTGACGAGAATGTAGTAATTACTATTTCGCACGCAGGTTATATCAAACGTACAAACTTATCTGAGTACAAAACTCAAAACAGAGGTGGAGTTGGACAGAAGAGCGCTGGTACAAGAGATCAAGATTTCTTAGAGCACATGTTCGTGGCGACAAACCACCAATATATGATGTTCTTTACCCAAAAAGGAAAATGTTTCTGGATGCGTGTTTATGAAATCCCAGAAGGAAGCAAAACCGCAAAAGGTAGAGCAATTCAGAACTTAGTAAACATTGAAAGCGATGATAAAGTAAAAGCTTTCATTTGTACACAAGATTTAAAAGACAAAGATTATATCAATACGCATAATCTTGTAATGGTGACAAAACAAGGTCAGGTGAAGAAAACTTCTTTAGAGAAATATTCTAAACCAAGAGCAAATGGAGTTGCGGCTATTACAATTAAAGAAGGAGATGAGTTACTTGGTGCTCAGTTAACAAACGGAGAGAGCCAAATTATCTTAGCGGTTAAATCTGGTAAATTAGTTCGTTTTGAAGAAACTAAAACACGTCCGATGGGAAGAACAGCTTCTGGAGTTCGTGGAATTACGCTGAAAGATGAAACTGATGAAGTAATCGGAATGGTTACAGTGGATAAAAATGATATTACTGAATCTCAAATCTTAGTTGTAACTGAAAATGGATACGGAAAACGTACTAAATTGGTTGACGAAGATGGAGAAGATGTTTATAGAATTACAAACCGTGGAGGTAAAGGGGTTAAAACGCTTAACATCACGGAGAAAACAGGTAAACTGATTTCTATTAATGCGGTAACAGATGCAGATGATTTAATGATTATCAACAAATCTGGATTAACCATCAGAATGGCGATCGAGGATTTACGTGTTATGGGACGTGCTACTCAAGGTGTTAGATTGATTAACCTTAAAGGTAAAGATTCTATCGCTGCTGTAACTACGGTAATGAAAGACGATGCTGAAGAAGTTATTGTTGATGAAGACGGTAATGTTATCGAAACTGCAATTGAAAGAGTTAAGCCAGATCTAGAAGTTCTTGAAGATGACGGATCTGTAGAAGAGGACGAAGACTCTGATGATGAAGTAGAAGAGGAAGACGATGCTGAAGGAGAAGATGAAGAGTCTGAAGAATAA
- a CDS encoding tetratricopeptide repeat protein, whose product MKSKYVILASALLISVATFAQKDQIKNAEKALKGGDAQGALAQLKDAENLIVNAKDTEQAQYYFVQGNAFLELANKKVEEGKNLLAAADSYKKLIDVEKTSGKQKYSTQAAASITNIKGLLINSAIADTQANKHVDGAKKLYQAYELDKKDTINLYYAASTAVNSQDYDLALPMYEELKKLNYSGKGTLYLAANKANGNEDNFANAKERDLAVKLGTHEKPKTEAIPSKRGEIYKNLALILVQKGRTEDAKKAIADARKANPDDTSLILTEANLYLETKDFDMYKKLVNEALEKDPKNADLVFNLGVISAGAKNTADAEKYYLRAIEINPDYTNAYLNLAALKLEAEKPIIDEMNKLGTSAKDMKRYDVLKAQRESVFKGVIPYLKKANELDPKNEDVSKTLLGVYNALEMTAEAKALKAKM is encoded by the coding sequence ATGAAAAGTAAATATGTAATACTTGCATCAGCATTACTGATCTCTGTAGCTACGTTTGCTCAAAAAGATCAAATTAAAAATGCTGAAAAAGCATTAAAGGGTGGAGATGCGCAAGGTGCTCTTGCTCAATTAAAAGATGCAGAGAATTTAATTGTAAATGCTAAAGATACTGAGCAGGCTCAATATTATTTCGTTCAAGGAAATGCTTTTCTTGAACTTGCAAACAAAAAAGTTGAGGAAGGTAAAAACTTGTTAGCAGCAGCAGATAGCTACAAAAAATTAATTGATGTTGAAAAAACTTCTGGAAAGCAAAAATATTCAACACAAGCAGCTGCATCAATTACTAATATTAAAGGATTATTGATCAATTCTGCAATTGCTGATACACAGGCAAACAAACATGTTGATGGTGCAAAGAAATTGTACCAAGCATATGAATTGGACAAAAAGGATACTATCAACTTGTATTATGCGGCTTCTACAGCTGTAAATTCACAAGATTATGACCTTGCTTTGCCAATGTATGAAGAGTTGAAAAAATTAAACTATTCAGGAAAAGGAACTTTGTACTTAGCTGCAAACAAAGCTAACGGAAACGAAGATAACTTTGCTAATGCTAAAGAAAGAGATTTAGCTGTTAAATTAGGAACTCACGAAAAACCTAAAACTGAAGCTATTCCTTCTAAAAGAGGTGAAATCTACAAAAACTTAGCATTAATCTTAGTGCAAAAAGGACGTACAGAAGATGCTAAAAAAGCAATTGCTGACGCTAGAAAAGCAAATCCAGATGATACTTCTTTAATTTTGACAGAAGCTAATTTGTATCTAGAGACTAAAGACTTCGATATGTACAAAAAATTAGTTAATGAGGCTTTAGAGAAAGATCCTAAAAATGCTGATTTAGTATTTAATTTAGGAGTAATTAGTGCTGGAGCTAAAAATACTGCTGACGCAGAAAAATATTACTTAAGAGCAATCGAAATCAACCCTGATTACACAAATGCTTACTTAAATCTTGCTGCTTTAAAATTAGAAGCTGAAAAGCCAATTATTGATGAAATGAATAAATTGGGAACTTCTGCTAAAGATATGAAACGTTACGATGTTTTAAAAGCGCAAAGAGAATCAGTTTTCAAAGGGGTAATTCCTTACCTTAAAAAAGCAAATGAATTAGATCCTAAAAACGAGGATGTTTCTAAAACATTATTAGGAGTTTACAATGCTCTTGAAATGACTGCAGAAGCAAAAGCTTTAAAAGCAAAAATGTAA
- a CDS encoding OsmC family protein codes for MKFTRKAHANWKGTGMEGKGTISTQSTTLDNAQLSFKTRFADGVGTNPEELVAAAHSGCFTMQLSFLLNEAGFTADDLTTEATVTFEDGSITLIHLDLKGKVPSISAEQFAATAAKAKEICPISKLLNTTITLSAELLS; via the coding sequence ATGAAATTTACAAGAAAAGCACACGCCAACTGGAAAGGAACCGGTATGGAAGGAAAAGGAACAATCAGCACACAAAGCACAACTTTAGATAATGCACAATTGTCTTTTAAAACAAGATTTGCTGACGGTGTGGGCACAAATCCAGAAGAATTGGTTGCTGCGGCTCATTCTGGCTGTTTTACGATGCAATTAAGCTTTTTGCTTAACGAAGCTGGTTTTACCGCCGATGATTTAACTACAGAAGCTACAGTAACTTTTGAAGACGGTTCAATCACTTTAATCCATTTAGACTTAAAAGGTAAAGTTCCTTCAATTTCTGCTGAACAATTTGCTGCAACAGCTGCCAAAGCAAAAGAAATCTGTCCGATTTCAAAACTGCTAAACACAACAATTACTTTATCTGCTGAGTTATTAAGCTAG